The Cicer arietinum cultivar CDC Frontier isolate Library 1 chromosome 1, Cicar.CDCFrontier_v2.0, whole genome shotgun sequence genome contains the following window.
GAATTGATTTAAGTGATTAATGAAGGAatgtttgtaaaaattatattcaatttcaAAGAAtcgaccgaaattcatattaaGAAATCGTTTTTTTCACACTCtagaacaaataaataaattgaaatataatgcTCGAGTAATTGGTTGGTTTGATGCATGCATCGTGGTGTTTGTCTTGTCAAATTCAGTTGCAAACCAATTTAGAAAGATAGACAGAAAATAGAATGTGGGTGTTAAACATTTTTAGacattttgaatttaaaatatcgactaataatataaattaaaaatatatttaccaaGTTAATGATTGGTTATGCATGTGTCTTCGTTTTGTCAAACTCGGTTACAAACGaacataaaaagaaagagacaacaaaatagaataaaatgttaaacattttagatattttgaatttaaaaatatattgatgatataaattaatgttattgCCTCATCTAATTAAAATCTACTATTTTTTacgtcaaaaataaaatgtattattttattatttttatggaacagtctattttattatattatctcatttatataaatatatttttaaaataagtaatattattgaaacattacttaattttgaagtgtataaaaaaattgaatttaccAAATGTCGcattattgttatttatatttcGAAATCTATGATAATAAAAGAGATGAAGATGGTAAAAAATGAAGATGATCTTAACCCATAAAAATAGTAGAATAGTCTAGAtttaaactataaaacaaaagaCTAAGAGCTTTATACATTTCCAACTGAACTAGCATATaactataattaaatttgtaacATAATAATATCATAACTATAAGCCTAAAGCTCTTGCTTTAGTGGCTTTACCCTAGAGTTCGCTCTGTCCTCCATATTTACACAAAATCAGTTTTTTAACTAAACCACATCTATAtccataatcaattttaaaaattggataTCTTGACAATGGTTTTTAATCAACCCATATATTTTGGATATGATTATCTATTTTCTTACTTGGTTGTTAATTTGGATGtccatatataaatatatcatgagaaaaaaattatctgTTGGCACCTTAGCTCCATCACCGGTTGCTATGTGAATCTACCCAGCAGGAAGTCCACTTCCAATCGGACCTCTGTCCAAAGGCAGCCCCAAGTTTCCAGATCTAGGTGGAGTTAAGAAGAAGAGAATTTTTATAGTTAGGTTGTTGGAAGTGGCTGCACAGATTTGAGGATGGAGAAGAGATATGTTATGGAGGGTGCATGATTATGTGGTTATGAAATTAATCTAAAGGACAGATGTAATGGTATGTATGCACATATTAAAACAATAACCTTGTTACTATCTACAAAGAATTTGGAGTTCGGATGTCAATCCAACAAAGATAACCACTGACTGAAAATTGTACAGTTGCATATTCCATAATATAATTCGATATATGGCAAAGCTAGCATATAATAGTAAATATAGATTAAAAATGATCAAACAGTGATACCAAAATACAACTATGCTTCAAAATACATATAGTAAAGGGCATGAAACATTCGGTTCTAACTATTTTTCAACACCTCTATCTCCCCTTACAATTCAATATTGGATTAATAAGAACCAATGATAAATTCACAAAATACATTGAAAGCAACCAGACAAAAAAATTAGACTGGAGCAAAGATTCCCAACACTGAATCAACTTGTCTCAGAATATCAAATCAAATACTATCAAAATACGTTTTGAATAAACAATGATCCTACAAAGTTTTCATCTTTGTGACTGAATGCAGTATAAACCCCTGGCTACCACTACAAGGTCCGATTATGACGATGGTGCATGTCCGAACTTCTAATCTTGATCATTCAATTCGAGATAGTGAATCACTAAGATTGAAACTAGTAATTACTCCAAAAAAACATCAATGGGAGTAACTTCAGAATCCTCAAAGTTTAAATGCCATGGCTCAGCACTTCTATTTGAAAGGATAAAGTTTGTGTATCAGATCTACACATATTACACTTGATCAGCACATTACTTTCACGATCTATAATAAGCTGAAATTGTTTATAAGACTCAAGAAACTCCATAATGCCTGTTTATATTTGTATCCACTACATGAACATTTGATGCCTTGTTTATATTTGTATCTACTATATGGGATGTTCCCATAGGGCATGGACAACTGGaagagataaaaaaagaaacactATAAGAAGAAGCACAAATGTgggaagaaaaataataaaatcaaatatattaatacataCATTTAGTAACTCAGACTGCTACTATCTACTTGTTAAAGGCTGAGACTGCTGCCGTTGGGTAGATTCGACAAGCTCAGAAGCATCTGAGGGATCTCGAGAAGCTTCCTTTTTCAACTTGAAATTATTATATGCTGCTACACCTGCAATGGCTGAATGAATATTTACAACAATGATGTTAGTCATCGTTACAGAAGCTGCTCGTATTTCTTGATTCACATTTAATAATATTCAGAGCTGCTTCATATCCAAGCCTTACAATTAACATAGTTTGTATATTGTATCATTTAACTTATAATTTGAGTACAGCTTTCGTACTTCTCTTAAGGAATATTATGTCAGTAAGTATAATAAccagaaacaaaataaatttttttatgatttgagaGTCGCAATCTAGAAAACACTTCAGAACCCAGTCTGAGTTGAGGTGGGTAAACTCACTTAGAGGGATAAATCTTTCCGAGTGCCTCTGTAATACATACACAAGACTTAAATCCAACACATTACTTAGGAAACAAAGTTACTTACCACTTAGACCAACATATGTGgataaacaaaatacaatatgCCACATCACTGTCCTCCCCCGCCCTAACATAAAGGGattaaaaaaaaggagaaaCCTAACTATTAATTGATCTAAGATTTGCTCACAACAATGATCAAAATTAAGGCCTGTATTTATTCGCTAGgtttatatttgtaaatatgCACACAGGCTTCCAGGGAACGCCTAATACTGGATTATATTTTACTGGACTACGGAATATGTTTGAGTACACTATAGCATGTGAGAGAAATGTTATGAGAAATCCTTAAAGGATTATCAAATGGAAGAGGAAAATTTAGGTCTTAAACATTATGGGAGACTTACCAATTCCATAACCAAACAAATTGATGGTTGTTAACTTTGTGTCGGCAAACAGAGCAGCAGACAGTAAGACAACCACCCAATCCTTAACAACTCCAGCAACACGAATGGTTAAAGCGCTTGTATGTGTAATTACAAGGAAAACAGATAAGTTTAGAGCAAAAGTGCAAAGGCAATTGAGGATAAGCAAAACAGGTGGGAAGTTCCATGATCCATGGTCGTCCATCTTTGATCTCTCTAGAAATATCCATGGAAGGAATAAACAAAGTGCACTGcagaaaaatttgaaattattttcatagccatcaatttacacacaactcatttaaaaacttaagtaacaataagtaaaattataaaaaagaacaCTTGCCTGCAGGGACTAACATAATACATCACGGATATAGGATTCAACTTAAGACCCTTCCTCTTAACAAAAATTTCCATGAAGATAAGTCTTAGAGCTTCACCAACAACACCTCCCATTTGGTAAACTACTCCAATCCAGCTTATATTTATCTCTCCATAAGAAGCTACTAGAACACCAAAACTAATCAATGACATGATCAAAAGCATTTTGCAGCTCATCACCTCGAGTCCTACAGCTACTCCAAGCACAAAAACAGCTACAGGCACTGTGATTTGCATTTCAAGAACAAGAGAGAATATCCTATTAGTTGCAGTGTTGGAGGAAAAGTAATGCATACAAATATACAGTCATTATAAACTGTACACAGCTAAGGCAAGTTGATAAATCAAAAGATCTGATTATTTAAATGCCACAACACACATTTAGCCATAAAATGTACAATTGGTAGATATCATAAATGGCAAACGATACCTAACTATTATTGATAATATACAGGGTCACTATAATAACTTACTAATTGCCTTCAGCATTTGTGCAAATGCAACGGAAATATACAGGTAGGCAGTATTTCCAAGCCAGAGAGTCATTGCAAACATGGCCCCAATTGGCACTACGGAAGTAGCATATCTGAAATAATTAAGATATAATTATGGCTGGAATTTGGAGACATACAAAGTATTCAATGTAATCAACTATTAAATACATAGCCTTGATGTTAACAAACGTAAGTTAACTGATAAGAACAGAAGCATTTACACATAGAGACACTtgcgcacacacacacacaatgtATGCACATAGCCACAAACATTTAACAAGCCCAGCCCATCTTTACAAAACTAAAGCAtgttaaaacaataataatatcaataaaaataaatccaaAGGGCGCAATCAACAAAGATGTAGAAATTTCTAGAGCTGGTCACTTTGCAACTTGATTAGCACTAGTGTTAGTTCTCAAAAGATACTGTGGCAGCTGAACCTAAAACACATAAATTCATTTGCAGAGAATCTATCAAACAAATGGCTTTAATCCTTGAATGGAAATTGCCAACACAAATACTGAAAGTGTAGCAATCCATTTGAAATTAGGTAACAGGAAATCAAACTCTCAAACTAATCTGTAAGCCTTGGGAAAAATAATCTTCTTGTATGGTAATAAAAAATTACCATCATTATATCTCAATACTTTATAAGATACATGTGACACCAGTGACAGATTTTGGGTTTTCATCAAGACATCTTGAGAAATGAAACTGAAAGGCTCAGATAGTCAAATGGCTCAAAGGAAGCTAGTATTGAGTATTATTAGACAGTTTCATGATCATCCACCGTCAATGAAGCCAAGTAGCCAGCAATTACATGAAATGCTGGTTTGACACAGAACAAGCAGGACTCAATGGCAAAACACACCAATATGAAGTAAAGAGAACAAGAACAATCAAAACCAAGATTTGATCCTTATATTGTTCAACACCACAGTCGTGATCAAATAATGAATCGCTGAGCTATTTTTTGAATTGTGAATCATAAATCAAATTGAATTGTGAAATTCAAAGATACAATGACAAATCACTTGAAATATATCACACAAACGATGAATAGTattcaatctaataatattaaattaaaataggaaCTGACAAAACAACTTGACTAAAAGTCTCATATAACAAAATCATAATTCATAAGTAAATGTTGTTATCCACTTAtaagtgaaaaaataaaatagacataACATAAAAGTAACTTGGTGAACTTATGTGTACTAATTTTTTGTGTTCTTATTAAATTGTATAGTTCACCTAAGTTCACTACCTTGCATTGTGGACATTGGACAAAATTACAATTTACATGCAATCTATTGTCAAGAACAGCACAATGTCCTCAGGGAACATCCTTCTTCCCCTTATTTTTTGCCATAGGAGTCTCTAAAGTGATGCATGAACTAAATCAGAGCAATGAAATATCAAATAAGGTGCGCTTAGCAGTGTTCCTTCAATGCTTTTTCATTTAACGACTTCAGCTCATCTAACTTCATAATTTCTTTGATAAAAATCAGTGAAAGAAAACTAGTAAAGCACCCCAAAAAATTAATGGAACACAGATGCGTGCATGAAATGCATTATTCAAATCCATCAGTAATTCTCAAATGGTACAAATCACAAGCTTGCCAAATCATGTGATTTGAGTCACAACTCGAACGATTTTAACAACTAAACACTGGATCCTCATTAGCTATTTTCTATTGATCATCAGATACACCGCTTAAAAAGATATTATTGACTTTGATTTACTTCTACAATTCCATTTATTAAATGGATAATGGGTCAAAGTTGAAGGCATACTGCCTTACACGGAAATTTGCAGCTAATAGCTACTACTTCTACAATTCCATTTATGAACCCAATTTTAACATTTCCGTGACCAAACAACCAGAGCAAGTAcgacaaaacaaaaaatatctaTATGTGTGAAAACCTATAAATCAGCTATAATCTACAATAATGGTCTTTATTTACTCACATTTCAGGAGTCATTCCCTCCTCAACCTTCAAAACCTACAAGAAACAGATAATTAGTCTCCATTGCATAATAGTAAGTAACTGATCAAATAACACATTACACCAAACATTAAAACATACCTTTAGAACTTTGGTTAATACAAAACACACAACAGAGGAGAAGACCATATGAAGTAGAGTCAACGCCAAAGGATAAGGAAAGTTAATTTCCTTCGAAGACAAAACCCACTGCAGAcaacaaaattgaaagaaaaaaaaatatgccTCAGATACATAACAAAACATGTTTACATTTTCTCCTCATTCATTTCTCAAATCAAGCATCGTTCTACAACCAAACAGGAGACAATAATACTTCCAAGGATCGCTCAATACACAGCTAAACCATAAAAAAAGCGCATCAGATACATAAATATACGTGTGTTTAAATTGTCCTCTTCATTCATTTATCAAAGCTAGCATATTTCTAGAGCATTCCAAAGATCACTCAAAAGACAACCAACATCCAAcccatagaaaataaaaaaaatcaaactaaaaaaaaaagcactAAAAGCAAGGTACTCTGCTATTACCACCACCATTCCACCATCCACACACAAACAAAAAGATTGTGTAAAAAATTGCTTAATCATTTCTATTCCATTTCAGATAACAACATTTCCGCTGCAATTAAGCAAAATACTCAACTACCACTTCAGTAGCCCTGACACCTCGGATCAAATGCAGGTCCCACCAACATGACCCCAGCAGCTTAATTCCattcaatgaattttttttctcaaattacatgTCGGTATAGTGTCTATTTCAGCATTTGTGCTTCATAGCCACTAACAACTTACAAATCCTTCATTTGTTCATCATCATATCAGATTCAATTCAACAACACAAGCCTTAAAAAATTCAACGCAACCTCacacacaaaaatatcaaataaataaaaaaaacaataaaacggAAACAAATACTGTAACATCGAATCCTAGCTTATACATCAACACAGAACATTATTCGCGAAACATTTGTAGCAGTAAAATTTCCCGCGTTTTAAAAGGAACATTGAATCCTAGCTTATTATAAGCATAGCATTAAAAAGCAAGAATGATAACCTTGTTGAAGAAGATTTGACCGCTGGAGAGAGCAATGTAAAGAAGAAGATAAGCGTAGGTGAGGAAACCTTCATTCTTGGGATCCGCCATTGTTGCGAACACAGAGAGAGAATAATGAACTAACTTTTTGGTGTTTGTGGTTCGTTGTTCGGTGAGTTTCCGGTTTCCGAAATCTGCATCGGAAATCCGATTCGCAAATAAAAGGTCGAGTTCGGATTATCCAATTCTATTATCTTCAGAAAGATGAATGAAGAACGAGAGTAAGTATACAGATCCTGTTGCGCGGAGGATTATACGTAATGATCTGggtttcaattaaaaaatatattttattttattttgtccaaattttattatattttttattaaaagttttGTCTTGACTAGAAATTTGAAGGGGAGTAGGTATCctctccatttttttttaaagatacttttgttggttgatataatttaattagtattgaatttttttttaaataaaattaagttggcTAGTAAGGATTCTTTTGtcgtattttttttcataaaaaatatatattttagttaaatcgAATGATACTGGTTACTCTCTTTTACAAGGAGTTAATGATTAACTTACTCAATTAAGAGATGATTTTTGGAAAGNNNNNNNNNNNNNNNNNNNNNNNNNNNNNNNNNNNNNNNNNNNNNNNNNNNNNNNNNNNNNNNNNNNNNNNNNNNNNNNNNNNNNNNNNNNNNNNNNNNNNNNNNNNNNNNNNNNNNNNNNNNNNNNNNNNNNNNNNNNNNNNNNNNNNNNNNNNNNNNNNNNNNNNNNNNNNNNNNNNNNNNNNNNNNNNNNNNNNNNNNNNNNNNNNNNNNNNNNNNNNNNNNNNNNNNNNNNNNNNNNNNNNNNNNNNNNNNNNNNNNNNNNNNNNNNNNNNNNNNNNNNNNNNNNNNNNNNNNNNNNNNNNNNNNNNNNNNNNNNNNNNNNNNNNNNNNNNNNNNNNNNNNNNNNNNNNNNNNNNNNNNNNNNNNNNNNNNNNNNNNNNNNNNNNNNNNNNNNNNNNNNNNNNNNNNNNNNNNNNNNNNNNNNNNNNNNNNNNNNNNNNNNNNNNNNNNNNNNNNNNNNNNNNNNNNNNNNNNNNNNNNNNNNNNNNNNNNNNNNNNNNNNNNNNNNNNNNNNNNNNNNNNNNNNNNNNNNNNNNNNNNNNNNNNNNNNNNNNNNNNNNNNNNNNNNNNNNNNNNNNNNNNNNNNNNNNNNNNNNNNNNNNNNNNNNNNNNNNNNNNNNNNNNNNNNNNNNNNNNNNNNNNNNNNNNNNNNNNNNNNNNNNNNNNNNNNNNNNNNNNNNNNNNNNNNNNNNNNNNNNNNNNNNNNNNNNNNNNNNNNNNNNNNNNNNNNNNNNNNNNNNNNNNNNNNNNNNNNNNNNNNNNNNNNNNNNNNNNNNNNNNNNNNNNNNNNNNNNNNNNNNNNNNNNNNNNNNNNNNNNNNNNNNNNNNNNNNNNNNNNNNNNNNNNNNNNNNNNNNNNNNNNNNNNNNNNNNNNNNNNNNNNNNNNNNNNNNNNNNNNNNNNNNNNNNNNNNNNNNNNNNNNNNNNNNNNNNNNNNNNNNNNNNNNNNNNNNNNNNNNNNNNNNNNNNNNNNNNNNNNNNNNNNNNNNNNNNNNNNNNNNNNNNNNNNNNNNNNNNAAAGAGTGTATtgatattttacttaaaaaatgaCGTATATTCTCTTTAAGTCTTAACTTAACTGGtaaatgtcgatattgttaggttggactTTTTCTCGGGTTCAAACTCAAGACCTCATAGTTGTGCGAgttaattatagttaaatttacCATCTATTTTAAGGCAAAAAAAAAGGTCTACTAATTTAAACAATCTTGATTGAAATGGATCAAACTCGTAGATCGAAACAATATGTTTTCGACCATACTCCTCTTATTAGTAAGAggattaacaaaattaatgctTTCAAATATGATAATAATCAATGGATTTATGATGATCGCAATTCCATCAAACTTCTCGTAATAGGTATAATTCAGATATTCATAAGTTCATGGTAGCTATAACTATAATCTCATTATACTTATTCTCCTTTGTCGACCGAAGAGCTAACCAAGATGGGCCGTTTCTTCATGAtggatgaaataaaatatacattgtTCTCTATGGTTAATTGTAATGTCCTAGGATCTAATGGTTGTCAtcctttatttttcaaaagcaagTGGGAGGTGTTACGTCATTCTAGTTTCGAGTTTGCAAATGAAGTGTTTATGAATCTGGATTCTATCATAAAGTTACTAACTCTTACTCCTAAAGTTATAAATCCCTCTAGAGACTCCATCATAAAGTTACTAACTCTTACTCCTAAAGTTATAAATCCCTCTAGAGACTCCGACTTCAATTCCATAGCTTTATGTGATGTCATTTACAAAACTGTGACTAAGGTCTTTTCTAATAGGCTTAAAAATGTTatgcaaaatattattttacaaaatcaaaacaatttcaTTGCATGGAGAAGTACCACAAACAATACTATTATCCTTCAAGAGATAGTTCACTCTATGTAAGCCATGAGATGTATCACATGTTATATAGTAATTAAGTTTGATCTACTAGAATGAGATTTGGTCAAAAAGTGCTTAAAGCTCCTTGTTTTACCTACTAActtgattaattttaattatgtcttGTATATCTTATTCTAAGATGAATATTAATTGGCATAGAAAGTCGTCTTGTGATTTTTCTCCCACACCTGGTCTTTTTCAAAGAAATCCCCTTATCTCATTTCCTTTTTGTGTTAGCCATGGTGAGAC
Protein-coding sequences here:
- the LOC101513539 gene encoding probable sugar phosphate/phosphate translocator At3g14410, whose translation is MADPKNEGFLTYAYLLLYIALSSGQIFFNKWVLSSKEINFPYPLALTLLHMVFSSVVCFVLTKVLKVLKVEEGMTPEIYATSVVPIGAMFAMTLWLGNTAYLYISVAFAQMLKAIMPVAVFVLGVAVGLEVMSCKMLLIMSLISFGVLVASYGEINISWIGVVYQMGGVVGEALRLIFMEIFVKRKGLKLNPISVMYYVSPCSALCLFLPWIFLERSKMDDHGSWNFPPVLLILNCLCTFALNLSVFLVITHTSALTIRVAGVVKDWVVVLLSAALFADTKLTTINLFGYGIAIAGVAAYNNFKLKKEASRDPSDASELVESTQRQQSQPLTSR